ACCACATCTATGGCCTGGCGCACCGGGGCCCCGTCCAGGCCACCCGGCATCCACGCCCGCACCAACGGTTCCAAATCCGACGCCTGCGCCTCCAGACCACCCGGGCCGCTGCACAGGCCCGGTAACACGATTAATGACAAGACGATACCCCGCTCGGTAACACTCATTTATGACTCGACAGGACATGGCCGCGGTGGAGTGGTGCGGTTGGTCCCGGGGACGGAGGCCTAGCCGGACTACAGGGTCAAGACTCGCAGCCCGGGTATGGCTCGGAAGTGCGCGTCATCCTGAGGCCCTACCAGGACACCGAAGCCCAGATGCAGTGCGGTTGCGGCGACAGCAAGGTCATTGGCCGGGATCAGGCGACCCCGGCGGCTCAATGTCGCGAACACCTCCGCCCATCGTTCGGCGATCTCGGGGCCAAATTCAACGATCGGGATCCGCGTGATCAGCGCGTCGATCTTGGCACGTCGCCGGGCGGCACGGGCAGGGTCATCCGCCAGGCGCACGCCCGCCAGGAGTTCAGCGTAGACGATCGCCGGGAGGACAGCGGGTTCGTCACCGGCAGATGCAAGGACTTCCTCCCATGGCCCCGATTCGCGCTCGACGGCCACCAGTGCGCTGGTGTCTATGACGAGCCCGGTCGCACGGCCCATGCGTCCTCCGGAATGCGGTCTGCCTCACCGATGCGTTCCAGATCACCGGCAAACGCGGGGTCGGGCGCTCCGGCTGCGCGCCACGCGGTGAGAGCATCCCGGACCGAGGTGTGGGGGGCTGCGGGCAGCGGGATGATCCGGGCAATCGGCTTTCCATTCCGCTCCACCACGAAGGCATCTCCCTTGCAGCGCACCCTGTTAAGGATATCGCCCAGATTCCGGGCAATCTCGGTGGCGGATACTCGATGCTCCATTGTAGCTAGCATTATACACAATTCTGTAGAATACGGAAATCAAGAGCGGGCCGGTTCATCCCTGAGGTCAGGCATCGTCGAATAGGCCGTGTATGCAGTGGGCCTCGTAGGCGTTGTGGGCGCGGCACCGGAGCTGGATGTTGTCCACCGTCGCCGCCCCTCCCGCCGCGTGGGGCACCACGTGGTGGAACTCCAGGAAGTCCTGCTCTGCGCAGCGGCCGCCCTCGCCCACGAAGCCGCAGCGCCCGCCGTCGCGCGCCCAGACTGCCCGCCTGACCTCGGCTGGGACATGGCGCGAGCCAGCCGCCGCGCCTGGGCTCGAACGCGGCCGGTCGGTCGCCCCGAACTTCTGCTTGGCCAGGTCGCGTAGTAGCACCGTCAGGGCCCGATTGAGGATCTTCGCCAGATCGCCGTCCGGGATCTGGTGGCGCAACAGCGCCTGCACTCCCCGCAGCTTCTGTACGGTATCGGCGTCAACCGTGAGCTGGATCCGGTAGCGCTGGGGCGCAAGGGGCGCCACGATGGGCGGGCGATCCGGGGGCGGTGCGGGTGCCGGGGGCAGTGCGGGCGCCGGGGGGGGCGCGGCTGCCTGTGCAGTGAAGTCCGGCGAATGCAGGGCCGGCGGCGGCGCTGGTTGACTCGGGGTCGGGAGCTTCCGAACCTGATCCGGAACCGGGGGCTGGGGGCGCAGCGCGGCGACGAGGATCTCGACCTCGCGACGGCCCTTGTAGCGGGCCTGTTCGAGGAGTTCGGCGTGGTTCTGGGGTGTCAGGTGCGCGGCCAGGAGGCAAAGCGTCGTAAGGGTCACCGTCCCCTCGGCCAAGCGCTCGAGGACTACCGGCAGGCGCCGGGCCAGGCGGGCCGCCTCGATGCGCCGGTACGCGGCGTGCTCCGAGAGATGGAGTACACGCGTGCAGTACACAAAGAGCGAAGAATGGCCCGCGGCCAGGTACAGGCGCCGCCGGTCGAGCTCCGCCAGGTTCGCGATGAGTGAGACCGCCGCCTCCCGCTCGGCGTGGGCGAGGCGCCCGACCTGCGCGGTCAGCTCGGCGTCCGAGAGCCGGGCCGCCGCGGAGAGCAGCCCCGCGAATGAGACGCTGGTGGATGGGAGGCTGGCGGATGGTGGGTCGGGGGCTGGGTCCATGGCCGGGTCCTCGGTGTGTTCATCGCCCGGGTCAAGTGCGGTTTGCAGGTCCGGCAGAACTAGGTCCGGACCTAGTTGCCGGGGGGTGACCATGAACCGGTATCGCGACTGGCTCGAGCAGGCCAGGATCAATCTGGCCCGCGCGGAACGGAGCGTGGATATGAGCGACCACGCCTGGGCGTGTTTCGCCGCGCAGCAGGCTGCCGAGGCCGCGCTAAGAGCCCTGCACCTTCGCCGGGGCCAGGTCGCGTGGGGACATTCGATCATTGACCTCCTGGACACCCTGCCCGCGGAGGCATAGCCGACAGATACCCTGCTGGAGAAGAGCCGGGTGCTGGACAGGTATTACATTCCCACACGGTATCCCGACGTCCACCCGGCGGGGCCCGCCGCCCGCCACTACACGGCGCAGGAGGCCGGGGACGTTGTGTTGTAGGGATCGCCCGCGAGGTGCTCGAGCACTGTGAGCGTCAGAGTCTGGAAGCGTGACCCCAACGCAGTTCTGTCCAGGCTCCAGGCCTGGGCGCAGCAACTGGGCGAGGACCCCAGGGTGCTGGCCGTGGTGCTCTTTGGCTCGCTGGCCCGTGGCGAGGCCACGGCAGCGAGCGACGCCGACGTGCTGATCGTACTGCGGGACTCGGTGGAGGAGTTCGGCGAGCGCATGGTGCGCTACAAGCCGGTCGGACTTGGGGTCAGCGTGGAGGTCTTCCCCTACACACTGGACGAGGCGCGGAGGGCGCTCAGGGACGGCCGGGGAGTGATCGGCGTCGCGCTGAGGGAAGGGCGGGTGCTGCTCCCTAGGGGGCGCGGCCAGGAGGCCGTGGGCGAGTTGCTGAACGCTCCCGCCTGAGTCCCTCCGCTCCGGTATACGGCCGTCACTGAGGCAACCGGCGAAACGCCCGCTGGCGGCCGGGGCCAAACCGGTACACCAGGAAGTGGGAGTCAAAGGCAAAGCTGGGCGTGACCGTCTCCGAACGCCTACTTTCATTGACACTGGGCGTGCCATTTGGCACACTGGAAACGGACAGCCCGGCTGGGTCGACAGATCGCGGAGAGAATCATGGCATCCACATCTACTACCATTACGCGCTCCGCAAGGATGGAGCGCATCAAGGCCAAGCCCCTGCGGGAATGGTTCGGCCAGACGCAGGAGCAGTTCGCCACTGCGGTCGGCGTGGGCCGGCGCACTGTGGCCCGCTGGGAGGCCGCGGGCACCGGTCCTGAGCGGTACACCGCTGAGGGCAAGGTGGCTGCTGACATCACCGAGATCCGCAAGCTGGCCACGAGGTTGATGGGTGAGAAGACCGCCAAGGAATGGCTGCACGCGCCGATGCCGCTGCTCGCCGGACGGACCCCCATCGACACCATCCTCACGGACCGCGCCTCAACGGTCCTGCGCATCCTGCGCGAGGACCTGGAAGGCGGGTACTGAACCTCCCCGGACGATGCACAGCATCAGCATTCCCTCCCTGACAGGCGGGACGCCTTCAACGCCCTATACACCTCACTCGACCTTGCCGTGGCTCTGGCGGAGCGCATCAAGCGGACGGGCGCGACGCGCGTTGAGATCGTCGTGGGTATCGCACGCGTGCAGATCCGCAGAGTGGCGACGCTCGACGACCAGGCCATGAGCGAGTTGGGGACAAGCCGCGAGGAGGTCACGACGGAGGACTACACTCTGCCCCAGCGTCTCGGGCGCGCGCTGTTCGCGCAGGGCGCTGGCGCCATTGCCGTCCCCGCGGCGATCGCCGCCGTGGTCAAGTGGTTTCCTGAAATGCGCGTAGAACGTGGCCTGTCCACGCTGACGATCGCGACTCCGCGTTCCGGAACCAACCTGGTCATCTTCCCGGATAACCGGGACCCCTCCGACTCCAGGCGCGAGGTAGAGCGCTACACCTGCCTGCTGCAGGGCATCCCGACAGGTAGCGGGCATCAGCAGGCTTAGCAGCGGCGAGGTGACCGCCGTGTCAAGGTGGAAGACCCGTGGGTTGAACGATGTCGGACTCGGAATCATCAGATTTCCCTCCCGCAGGATTGTCGCCGTCACCTCAAACTGACCCACCTGGAACCTTACCGTCGGCCCGAGGATGTTGGGCGACATCCTGGCCAGGCGTTCCTGGACGTCCCTCGCGGTGCTCTTCCCCACGACGGTCGCCTTCCCCAGTCTCACGACCCGGGCCTGCCGGCCGGCCAGGGCCGGCATGTCGAGATGAAGCCCGGCCGCTTGAACCAGTACCTCTCCGCGGACACCGTGCAGCAGTACGGGCCTGCCTACGACCATCAGGTCCTCGAATGCGAGGACATCACCTACCAGGACCGTGCCTGAGGCAGAGATCTCAAACTGGGTTGAGGGGCTGCGGTGGAAGCGGCTGCTGCGATGATCGCCACCACGGCGGCGGCGCATGCAAGGCCGCGCAGAACGGTGCTTGCGGTCCTGCGGCAAGAGCAGGATTCTCCCGCGACCGACCCGCAAGCCAGGCCCAGTCGAGCCGATATCCCAATCGGGGGCTGCCTGGTGGTGCCGGGCTTGGACCGGGCTGCGGGTCTGGACAGTGGTGCGGAAGGGCGGGATGATTGGGAAAAGGCCAGGAGGTGTACTGCCATGCCCGTCCAGCTGCTGACGCGCCGCTTCACGGTGGAGGAGTACTACCGCATGGCCCAGGCCGGGATTCTCTCCGAGGACGATCGGGTCGAGCTGATCGAGGGAGCGATCGTCGAGATGGCCGCGATTGGGAGCAGACATGCTGCGTGCGTCGGCCGACTCACGGCCCTCTTCCCCCCCGTGCAGGCCGGGGGAATTGTGTGGGTCCAGAACCCCATCCGCATCGGAGAGCATTCCGAACCGCAACCCGACCTGGCGTTGCTCCGCCCGCGGCCTGACTTCTACGCCTCCGCGCATCCGGGCCCCGGCGATGCCTTCCTGCTCGTTGAGGTGTCCGAGACGTCCGCCGACGCCGACCGTGAGGTGAAGGTGCCCCTCTACGCCCGCGCGGGCATCCCCGAGGTTTGGCTGGCGGATCTGGAAGGCGAGGTCATCGAGATCTACCGGCAGCCCTCGCCCGAGGGCTACCGCGAAGGTCGGAAGGTCCGCCGCGGCGAGGCGCTGTCCCCTGAAGCTTTCCCCAACCTGACACTGGCCGCGGACGAGATACTGGGCTGACGCCCGCGCAGCATGCCGTGCGAGTAGCACCCTTGAGCCGCTCGGCGCTTGCCACGAAGCAAACCAAGCAGCCGTTGACAGGTCTCGTGGAGGCGTTTACGATGTATGCGATGTCTACACTTACCGTGTAGGTGGGAATCCATGCCGGCGACAAGGCAACGCAAACCAATCAGCGGACGGGTTTCGGAAGAGAACGAACGCCAACTGCGCGCTCTTGCACGCCAGGAGAGACGGACCGTCAGCCAGGTGCTGGCCCGGCTTGTGGAGGAAGGTCTCCGAATGCGCCGGCATCCCGGCATCACGTTCGTTGACGGCCCGCAGGGAAGACGGGCACACCTGGCAGGGACTGGCTTTGACGTGTGGGAGGTCGTTGCTCTCCACCGGGCTTACGAGGGGGACGTAGCGCGCCTCCTTGGCGATCATTCGGGATTGGATCGACGCGAGATCGAGATTGCCGTCGCATACGGGGAAGCCCATCGTGACGAGATTGACGGATTCCTTACCGAGAACGATCAGGCCGGCTGAGAGTGCCCCGGCTCTGGCTGGACAACCATCTCTCCCCAGCACTGGCTCGGAGCCTCCGAGCGCGGGGGCATGATGTAGTTGCCCTTCAGGAAGAGCCACGGCCTGTCCGGGATCTCCCGGATGAGCTGCTGTTGGTGGAAGCCTCGCGCCGAGAACGGGCAATCGTTACATACAACGTGCGAGACTCCGTTCATCTGCATCGGGCTTTTCTGGCAAGTGGCCGCTCACATTCGGGGATCGTCGTGGTATCGAGCCGGGCCATCCGCCAGGACGACATCGGGCGCCAAATGCACGCGCTGGCGGGTCTCCTTGAAGAGCACGAAGGGGCGGCTGATTTCCGGTACCGCCTGGTGTGGGCTACACCGCTACAACGGTGAGGCGATCGCTGGCCGGCCGCTGGCGGAGATTCTCGAGAAGGTAACCACGTGCGCCTAGACAAGTTCCTCCAGTCCAGCCGCCTCGTGAAGCGGCGCGCCATGGCGAACCGCCTGTGCGACGCCGGGCGTGTGGCGTTGAACGGCCGCCGGGCCAAACCCGCCGCCGAGGTCGAGGTGGGCGATCTGGTTGAAGTGAACTTCGGCCCCCGGCAGCTCGTGGTGAAGGTGCTGCGCCTGCCCGAGGGGCGTCCGTCCCCTGAGCCGCCATACGAGATCGTAGAGGATCGGCGCACGCTGGAGGCGTGGTAGGATATTCTATCCGGCCTCCCTTGAGGGTGAGGTTGAGGACGGTCCCGGCGTCAATCCCCAGCCGGCGCCGGAAGGCGGCGTTGATGCAGGCTTAGAGCAGGGTTACGCTGACAAGGGTGGGCCGCAACGGTAACGGCTCATCGAACGCCAACATCGGAAAGGTAGGAGCGATATTCATGCCCATGATCACCAGCATCACCGCACGCGAGATCATTGACTCACGCGGCAACCCCACGGTCGAGGCCGACGTCACGCTGAGCGACGGGGCAACCGGCCGTGCCGCGGTGCCCTCGGGCGCCTCGGTGGGCGAGCACGAGGCGCTGGAGCTGCGCGACGGCGATAAAGCGCGCTACCTGGGAAAGGGCGTGCGCGCGGCCGTCGCCCTGGTGTGCGAGCAGATCGCGCCCCGGCTGTCCGGCGCCGATCCCCTCGACCAGGCCGCGATAGACCGTGCGATGCTCGAGATGGACGGCACCGACAACAAGAGCCGGCTCGGCGCCAACGCGATCCTGGCGGTCTCGCTGGCCGTGGCTAAGGCCGCCGCCGCCTCGCGGGGACAGCCGCTGTGGCGGTCGCTGGGCGGTGAGGCGGCGTGCCTGCTTCCCGTGCCTCTGATGAACATCATCAACGGCGGCGCGCACGCGGACAACAGGATTGACGTACAGGAGTTCATGATCGCCGCGGCCGGCCTGCCCACGTTCGCCGAAGCGCTGCGGGCCGGGGTCGAGGTCTTCCACCACCTGAAGAAGGCGCTGCACGCCCAGGGCATGAGCACCGCGGTGGGCGACGAAGGTGGCTTCGCGCCCGACCTGCCGTCCACCGAGGCCGCGATCGAGGCGGTGCTGGCGGCGATAGAGTCGGCGGGATACCGGCCGGGTCGCGACATCGCGGTGGCGCTCGACGTGGCGGCAAGCAGCCTGTTCGAGCGCGGCGCGCAGGGCGCCGGAGGCGGTACCTACAACTTCGCGGGCGAGGGCCTGCGGCGCACGGGCCCTGAGGTGATCGAGTTCCTGGCCGCCCTGGTCGAGCGCTATCCCATCGTCTCGATCGAGGACGGCCTGGACGAGAACGCCTGGCCCGACTGGAAAGCGCTGACGGCGCGCCTCGGCGGCCGGGTGCAGATCGTGGGCGACGACCTGTTTGTAACGAACCCCCGGTTACTGCGCCGCGGCATCGCCGAGGGGGTCGGCAACGCGATCCTGGTCAAGCTCAACCAGATCGGCTCGCTGACCGAGACGCTCAAGACGATTGGGATCGCGCGGGCGGCGGGCTACGCCTCGATCATCTCCCACCGCTCCGGCGAGACCGAGGATACCACGATCGCCGACCTGGCCGTGGCCACCGGCGCCGGCCAGATCAAGACCGGCGCGCCCTCGCGCAGCGAGCGCGTGGCCAAGTACAACCAGCTCCTGCGGATCGAGGAGGCCCTGGGCGCACGGGCGCGGTACGCGGGTTGGGCGGCGTTCCCGGTGGGCGCGCGGAAGTAGGCACAAGGCCCTTCACAAT
The sequence above is a segment of the Armatimonadota bacterium genome. Coding sequences within it:
- a CDS encoding type II toxin-antitoxin system VapC family toxin, which codes for MGRATGLVIDTSALVAVERESGPWEEVLASAGDEPAVLPAIVYAELLAGVRLADDPARAARRRAKIDALITRIPIVEFGPEIAERWAEVFATLSRRGRLIPANDLAVAATALHLGFGVLVGPQDDAHFRAIPGLRVLTL
- a CDS encoding type II toxin-antitoxin system Phd/YefM family antitoxin, which codes for MLATMEHRVSATEIARNLGDILNRVRCKGDAFVVERNGKPIARIIPLPAAPHTSVRDALTAWRAAGAPDPAFAGDLERIGEADRIPEDAWAVRPGSS
- a CDS encoding HNH endonuclease; translation: MDPAPDPPSASLPSTSVSFAGLLSAAARLSDAELTAQVGRLAHAEREAAVSLIANLAELDRRRLYLAAGHSSLFVYCTRVLHLSEHAAYRRIEAARLARRLPVVLERLAEGTVTLTTLCLLAAHLTPQNHAELLEQARYKGRREVEILVAALRPQPPVPDQVRKLPTPSQPAPPPALHSPDFTAQAAAPPPAPALPPAPAPPPDRPPIVAPLAPQRYRIQLTVDADTVQKLRGVQALLRHQIPDGDLAKILNRALTVLLRDLAKQKFGATDRPRSSPGAAAGSRHVPAEVRRAVWARDGGRCGFVGEGGRCAEQDFLEFHHVVPHAAGGAATVDNIQLRCRAHNAYEAHCIHGLFDDA
- a CDS encoding nucleotidyltransferase domain-containing protein, whose protein sequence is MSVRVWKRDPNAVLSRLQAWAQQLGEDPRVLAVVLFGSLARGEATAASDADVLIVLRDSVEEFGERMVRYKPVGLGVSVEVFPYTLDEARRALRDGRGVIGVALREGRVLLPRGRGQEAVGELLNAPA
- a CDS encoding helix-turn-helix domain-containing protein is translated as MASTSTTITRSARMERIKAKPLREWFGQTQEQFATAVGVGRRTVARWEAAGTGPERYTAEGKVAADITEIRKLATRLMGEKTAKEWLHAPMPLLAGRTPIDTILTDRASTVLRILREDLEGGY
- a CDS encoding Uma2 family endonuclease gives rise to the protein MPVQLLTRRFTVEEYYRMAQAGILSEDDRVELIEGAIVEMAAIGSRHAACVGRLTALFPPVQAGGIVWVQNPIRIGEHSEPQPDLALLRPRPDFYASAHPGPGDAFLLVEVSETSADADREVKVPLYARAGIPEVWLADLEGEVIEIYRQPSPEGYREGRKVRRGEALSPEAFPNLTLAADEILG
- a CDS encoding RNA-binding S4 domain-containing protein, which gives rise to MRLDKFLQSSRLVKRRAMANRLCDAGRVALNGRRAKPAAEVEVGDLVEVNFGPRQLVVKVLRLPEGRPSPEPPYEIVEDRRTLEAW
- a CDS encoding phosphopyruvate hydratase encodes the protein MPMITSITAREIIDSRGNPTVEADVTLSDGATGRAAVPSGASVGEHEALELRDGDKARYLGKGVRAAVALVCEQIAPRLSGADPLDQAAIDRAMLEMDGTDNKSRLGANAILAVSLAVAKAAAASRGQPLWRSLGGEAACLLPVPLMNIINGGAHADNRIDVQEFMIAAAGLPTFAEALRAGVEVFHHLKKALHAQGMSTAVGDEGGFAPDLPSTEAAIEAVLAAIESAGYRPGRDIAVALDVAASSLFERGAQGAGGGTYNFAGEGLRRTGPEVIEFLAALVERYPIVSIEDGLDENAWPDWKALTARLGGRVQIVGDDLFVTNPRLLRRGIAEGVGNAILVKLNQIGSLTETLKTIGIARAAGYASIISHRSGETEDTTIADLAVATGAGQIKTGAPSRSERVAKYNQLLRIEEALGARARYAGWAAFPVGARK